In the Streptomyces sp. WMMC940 genome, ACCACATGATGAGCTCCTCCTCGAACGGCTCGCCGCCGAGGAGCATCAGGCCGGCGTCCGAGTCCGCGCGGAGGGGCAGTTCGCCGCGGCCGCAGCCGAGGTAGAGCATCGAGCCGGGGAGCAGGGGGACGCCGTCGACACGGGCCTCGCCGGACATGGCGAGCACGGCGTACTCGAAGTCCGGTTCGAGCGGGACGGCGGTCTCGGTGCCGTGTGCCAGGGCGAGGTCGGCTCCCACGATCGGTGTGTACGTGGAGCCCGGTGACACGGCGCCGTCGAGCTCGCCGAGGATGACCGTGGCGGTCAGGCCGGGGGCGGTGACCTGCGGGAGCTCGGCGTGGTGCTGGAAGTGGGGTTCCACGTGTCGGTGGGCGTCCGGCAGGGCCACCCACAACTGGGCGCCGTGGAGGAAGCGGGCGTGGCTCTTCGGGCTCTCCTCGGAGTGGCTGATCGCCCGCCCCGAGGTCATCAGCCCGAGCTCCTTCGGCCGGATCGTCCGGAGGCTGCCGACGCTGTCCCGGTGCAGCACCTCTCCCTCGTGCAGCCAGCTCACGGTCTGCAGGCCCATGTGCGGGTGGGGTGGGACCTGCATCCCGGGCTCGTCGGCGATGTCGTCGGGGCCGTAATGGTCGACGAAGCACCAGGCACCGACCATCCGGCGGCCGAGGTTGGGGAGCAGCCGGCGGACCTCGGTGGACTCGCCGAGCGGCACGCGGCGGGGGGTGAGGAGTTCACGCACCGGATCGGCGACGACGAAGCCCTTGCCGCCGCATACGGAGAGCGCAGCCTGACGATCAAGATTGCTCATGCCGCCCAACCTAGCCCTGTGCGGTGCCGATGCGCCGCAGCGCGATGATGCGGAATGTTCAACCACTTTCTCGGGTTGACGGAAGTCCCGGCGGGATGACGGAGCAGCGGTCCGTCGACAGATCCGCGGATGACGGAGAGGAAGGCGAAGTGGGCGACACCTACTACGAGTTCGGGACCCCGGCGGAGCGGTGGGACCGCGCACGGTTCTTCTTCGACGCCAGGGAGTACACGACGGCCGCGCGGATCCTCGACGGCCTCGTCGCCGAGGCGCCCGAGCAGGTCGCACCGCGGCTGCTGCTGGCCCGCGCCTACTACCACTCGGCGCGGCTCGGCAGGGCCGAGACCGAGCTCCTCGCGGTGCTGGAGCGCGACCCGGTCGAGCACTACGCCCGCCTGATGCTGGGCCGCACGCTGGAGCGGCAGGGCAGGCACACCGAGGCCGCGCCGCACCTGAGGATGGCGGCGGCGATGTCCGGGGACCTCCCCGAGGTGCCGTGAGACGCGGGCCGCCCCCCGCCCGGGACGGTACGGGTGCCGGTCAGCCGCTCTGGCCGTCCCCGCCGTCCCGGTACTCCTCCAGCAGACGCAGCCACACCTCGCTGATCGTCGGATACGAGGGCACCGCGTGCCACAGCCGGTCGATCGGTACCTCCCCGGCCACCGCGATCGTGGCCGAGTGGAGCAACTCGGTGACGCCCGGCCCGACGAACGTCACACCGAGGAGGATCTCGCGGTCGAGATCGACGACCATACGGGCGCGGCCGCGGTAGTTGTCGACGAACAGGCTCGCGCCGGCGACGGCGGCGAGGTCCTTGTCGACGGCCCGGACACGGTGCCCGGCGGCCCGGGCCTCCGCCAGCGACAGGCCGACCGCGGCCGCCTCCGGGTCGGTGAAGACGACCTGGGGGACGGCGTCGTGGTCGGCCGTCGCCGAGTGCGCACCCCAGCGGTCCGTCTCCAGCAGGGGGGTGCGCCGGGCGCGCGCGACGATCGCCGCCCCGGCGATCCGGGCCTGGTACTTGCCCTGATGGGTGAGGAGGGCACGGTGGTTGACGTCACCGACCCCGTACAACCACTCGTGGCCTCCCACCCGGCAGCTGTCGTCCACCGCGAGCCAGGACCCGGGCTGCAGGCCCACCGTCTCCAGACCGATGTCCTGGGTCCGCGGGGCGCGGCCGGTGGCGAACAGCACCTCGTCCGCCTCGATCATCTCCCCGTCGTCGAGGACGACGGTGACCGGACCGCCGGGGTCGGGCCGGTTGACCGCCGCCACCCCCACACCGGTCCGTACGGTCACCCCGGCCCCGGTCAGCGACTCGGCGACGTACTCGCCGACGAACGGTTCCATCCGCGGCAACAGCCCCCCGCCGCGCACCAGCAGGGTCACCTGCGAGCCGAGCCCCTGCCAGGCGGTGGACATCTCCGTGCCGACGACTCCCCCGCCCACCACGACGAGCCGGTTCGGCGCCTCGTGCGCGCTGGTCGCCTCGCGGCTGGTCCATGCCCTGGCCCCGGTGAGACCCGGCAGATCCGGCAGCACCGCCCGGCTTCCCGTGCACACGGCCACGGCGTGCCGCGCGGTCAGCACATGGTGCTCGCCCTCCGGTCCCTCGACGACGACCTTGCGGGGGCCGTGCAGCCGCCCCCGGCCGCGGTAGAGCCGGGCACCGATCCCGTCCAGCCAGGAGACCTGGCCGTCGTCCTTCCAGTGCGAGGCCATCCCGTCGCGGTGGGCGAGGACGGCCTCGGTGTCGAGGGGGCCCTGCACCGACCGGCGCACACCGGGCACGTTGCGCGCGTCGGACCGTGTGATCACGGGCCGCAGCAGTGCCTTGCTCGGCATGCACGCCCAGTACGAGCACTCGCCGCCGACCAGTTCGCTCTCCACCACCGCCGTACTCAGACCGGCGGCCCGTGTGCGGTCCGCCACGTTCTCGCCCGTCGGCCCTGCCCCCAGCACCACAACGTCGTACTCCACGGCTTCCGTCATACGCACAGTGTGGTGGCACGTGTGGAGCGTGGCCACATGGGCAGGCGGAATACGGCCGTACTCCGCGCCTGTTGTGGCGGACGCCCAACGCGCCGCCAGGGCGCCGGAGGGACGGGGCCGACCGGACACCCCAGGAAGAGGTAGTAGGTAATGAGCACTGTCGAGCTCACCAAGGAAAACTTCGATCAGGTCGTTTCCGAGAACGACTTCGTCCTGATCGATTTCTGGGCTTCCTGGTGCGGTCCGTGTCGCCAGTTCGCCCCGGTGTACGAGAGCGCCTCCGAGCGCCACGAGGACCTCGTCTTCGCGAAGGTCGACACGGAGGCGCAGCCGGAGCTGGCGGCGGCGTTCGACATCCGTTCCATCCCGACGCTGATGATCGTCCGGGACAACGTCGCGGTCTTCGCGCAGCCGGGCGCGCTGCCCGAGCCCGTCCTGGAGGACGTGATCGGCCAGGCGCGCGGCCTGGACATGGACGAGGTGCGCAAGTCCATCGAGGACGCGCAGAAGAACGAGGCGACGCAGCAGTGACGCACTCGGGGCGTGCCCGGCCGCGAACATCGCGTGCCGGGCGCGTCCGCGCTCTCGGTCACTCCGTCCCCGAGACCCCCTAGCCCCCTGGTGGCCCCGTATCCCGACCGCGGCCCGCGGTGCCCGCCGCTCCGGGGCCCGTGCCTGTCGTGGCAGCGGCCCTCTCAGTCGGGCTGCCAGTCCCTGACCAGCGCCGTCAGC is a window encoding:
- a CDS encoding pirin family protein codes for the protein MSNLDRQAALSVCGGKGFVVADPVRELLTPRRVPLGESTEVRRLLPNLGRRMVGAWCFVDHYGPDDIADEPGMQVPPHPHMGLQTVSWLHEGEVLHRDSVGSLRTIRPKELGLMTSGRAISHSEESPKSHARFLHGAQLWVALPDAHRHVEPHFQHHAELPQVTAPGLTATVILGELDGAVSPGSTYTPIVGADLALAHGTETAVPLEPDFEYAVLAMSGEARVDGVPLLPGSMLYLGCGRGELPLRADSDAGLMLLGGEPFEEELIMWWNFIGRTQEEIETARKDWAEGSRFGEVHGYEGDRLAAPDLPPVPLKPRGRVR
- a CDS encoding tetratricopeptide repeat protein; the protein is MGDTYYEFGTPAERWDRARFFFDAREYTTAARILDGLVAEAPEQVAPRLLLARAYYHSARLGRAETELLAVLERDPVEHYARLMLGRTLERQGRHTEAAPHLRMAAAMSGDLPEVP
- a CDS encoding dihydrolipoyl dehydrogenase family protein — encoded protein: MTEAVEYDVVVLGAGPTGENVADRTRAAGLSTAVVESELVGGECSYWACMPSKALLRPVITRSDARNVPGVRRSVQGPLDTEAVLAHRDGMASHWKDDGQVSWLDGIGARLYRGRGRLHGPRKVVVEGPEGEHHVLTARHAVAVCTGSRAVLPDLPGLTGARAWTSREATSAHEAPNRLVVVGGGVVGTEMSTAWQGLGSQVTLLVRGGGLLPRMEPFVGEYVAESLTGAGVTVRTGVGVAAVNRPDPGGPVTVVLDDGEMIEADEVLFATGRAPRTQDIGLETVGLQPGSWLAVDDSCRVGGHEWLYGVGDVNHRALLTHQGKYQARIAGAAIVARARRTPLLETDRWGAHSATADHDAVPQVVFTDPEAAAVGLSLAEARAAGHRVRAVDKDLAAVAGASLFVDNYRGRARMVVDLDREILLGVTFVGPGVTELLHSATIAVAGEVPIDRLWHAVPSYPTISEVWLRLLEEYRDGGDGQSG
- the trxA gene encoding thioredoxin, which produces MSTVELTKENFDQVVSENDFVLIDFWASWCGPCRQFAPVYESASERHEDLVFAKVDTEAQPELAAAFDIRSIPTLMIVRDNVAVFAQPGALPEPVLEDVIGQARGLDMDEVRKSIEDAQKNEATQQ